The genomic window CCTATTGCACCTACCTGTACAACATCTCTTTGCAGCGGGCCAAAGGGTATGGCGTCTTGAGGTCTATTCTCGACCTGATCGCCGCCAATGACGATGCCATGACCCAGTCGGCGCTGGCCCGGCGGCTGCGGATGACCCAGGGGGCGGTGCGTACCAACCTGAAAGAGCTGGAGCGGATTGGCCTTCTGCACGAGCGGGATCGGCGCTACTATTACACAGACGCCATCCTCCGCTATTGGGTCGCCTATGTTCAGCATGGCATTGAAGCGCCCGAGTTTCCCGGTGAACGTGATCTGATGGCGATTATGAGCGAACTGGACAGAAAATATCAGCAAAAGGTGCAATATCCTTGACACGCAGGAGCAACGCCTTTATAGACGTCCTCCGGGAAAACAAATTTCCAGTACTGGCTCACTATCATTTCCGGCAAAGGAAGGAATCTCCGTGGCTCAAGAAAAGACCGATCTGATCCGGCAGTACCTGTCGAAAGTGAGAACGGCCAACAAGGAACTGACAAAGAAAGAGGCTTTCAAGGATCTCTTGAACCGCCTTTACGGCGCCGACCGGGAAATACTTGACGTGATCGATCGCATGTCCCTTGGCGCCGAGGCCGCCGTGGTCAACATTCCCCGTAAAGACGGCCTGCACCGGGGCAGCGCCGACACGCTCTTCAACCGGATCATCATCGAATTCGAAAACGATCTAAAATTCTCCCTGAAGCATGCCAAGGAGCAGTTGGCAGGCTACCTTCTGGGCCAATTCAAATCGGGAGAAGGGTATCATTTCACCCTGATTGCCTCAGACCTGATCACCTGGCGGGTTTTTGCGCCCGATATAGCCTGCTTGGATCGCCTGGATACGCTCAGGGAAGACGAACTTATATTGAATGAAATCGAAAGCGCCGCCATCACCCTTTCGGACGATAACGCCGAGGATTTTTATTACTGGATTGACCGTTTTCTTTTTCAGGAGGAAAAGCAAAAGGCCACCCTCAAGCGGATCGAGGAGGCCTTCGGCTATCAGAGCGCCGTTTTCATCGAGTGCTATCGGATATTCACCGCCTGGTTCCGGGAAGCCAAACGATATGGCGAAGTTCAGGTCGCCTTCGAGCAGTGGCGAAAGTTTCTCAGCGTCGCCTATGGGTCCTTCGACGCCCGGGAAACGATCTTTCTCATCCACACCTATCTGAGCATCTTCGCCAAGATGCTGGCCTACGCCTTCGTTTCCAACGACGAGTACTTGAGCGACCAGGAAATCAAGGGGATTCTCGACGGCAGTATCTTTCAGAAACGCAACATCGCCAATTTCGTCGATGATGACTTCTTTCACTGGGTCACCGGGGACCAAAGCTTCCGGAATCTTCGGAAGGCCTTTCGCCTCATCGCCCAGGAGATCTCCCTGTTCGATTTTACTGCTGTGGACGAGGACGTACTGAAAGGCGTCTACCAGGAGTTAATCGATCTCGACACCCGCCGCGCCCTGGGGGAGTATTACACCCCCGATTGGCTCTGCGAGCGGATCGTCGGGGAGTTCACATTCGCTCCCGACAGCGCCATTCTGGATCCCGCCTGCGGCAGCGGCTCTTTCTTGCGGGCGACCATCCGGCGGATCAGGGAATTGTATCCCGACAGATCTGTCGAAGACGTCAATGACATGGTCTATGGCATCGACATCCATCCCCTGTCGGTCCAGATCGCCAAGACGACCCTCCTTTTAGCCTTGGGGAAAGGCGTCATCGCCGCGAAAAGGCCGATTCATCTGAACATTATCCTCGCCAATACCCTTTTGGCCCCCGAAGGCGTGGAGGATCTCTTTGGAAATGAGTTTACCCTGCCCATCGACACGGAAAAGTACGTTTTGAATACGAAGGTCTTCGAGAATGTCCACCTGTTCGACAACGCCTTGGATACCTGCGAAGAACTCTCCGCCTGGGGTCTGCATCAACTGAAGATGACCAAAAAAGATTTCGTGACCGTCCTGGACCGTCGGGTGGCCGGAGGCGTGAGCCGCCAGCAGGCGGACAGTTTCTACGAGATATATCTCGGGTTGAAGACGGCCAAGGAACGGGGACGGGACAGCATCTGGAAGTTCATCATCCAGAACAACTACAAGCCCTATTTTCTTTCCGGAAAGTTCGATTTCATCATCGGCAATCCGCCCTGGTTTACCTACAGTTCCATTAAAAACGAAGAATACCAGAACATTCTGAACGACCTGGCCGAACGGTACGACGTGAAACCCGAAAAGGCGGCCAACTTTCCCCATCTGGAGATCGCCGCCATATTCCTGGCCCACTGCGGCGCGTATTTCCTGAAAGAAAATGGGCAACTGGCCTTTGTCCTGCCGCGAAGCTTCTTTAGCGCCGATCACCATGACAATACCCGCAGCGGCCGGGCGTTGGGTTATAAAATCGCTCGCATCTGGGATTTGCAGGACGTCTCGCCCCTGTTCCGGGTTCCCGCCTGCGTCCTCTTTGCCGATAAGGCCGAAGGGAAAAAGAAGCGTAACCTTCCGGCGGCCGGCGTTCCGGGTATCGTTATGCACGGCAACCTGCCCACCCATAACTGCAATCTCCAGGCGGCAACGCCGCGGCTCCACGAAACGCCTGTTGTCTGGCATTATGCGAAACAGGGGCGGGCATCGGCCTTCTCGACGCGGAAGTCGAAGCCTGCGACCGCCGAAAATCCCTACAAGAGCCGGTTCCGGCAGGGCGCCACCATCGTTCCCCGGGCGTTCTTCTTTGTCGAGCTGGATCAGGAGGCGCCTCCCGATTTTGCCGACCGACTGATTTCCGTCAAAACGGCCGAATCCATCCAGGCCGACGCCAAGGCGCCGTGGAAGGGGATCAAGTGGAGCGGGAAGATCGAAAGTCGGTTTCTCTTTCGGACGGCCATTGCCCGGAGCATCCTGCCTTTTGCCCTCCATGATCCCTCACTGGTGGCGCTGCCCATAACCGCTGACCCCGATTCCCAGGGGGAAAAAAGAATCCTGCTCTACGGCCCCGACGAGCTCCTCCGCGAAGGGTGGACAAACGCGGCCCGCTGGTTCAGAAACGCCGAAAATATCTGGAAAATCGCACGCACGGAAAAGAATCAAGTTATCAGCAGTGTAAATTACCTGAACTGGCAGAATAAATTGACAGAGCAGGCCTTGGATGCCCCATGGCTCGTTCTCTACAGTGCCTCCGCCAAGGACGCCAATGCCGTGGCGCTGGGGCGCGATAGTCTCGACCTGGATTTCTTCATCGATCACACGACCTATTGGCTCGCCTCCCACGACCCCGAAGAGGTGTTCTATCTGGCGGCCATCCTCAATTCCGCCATTCCCAACGCCCTGATGAAGGATTTCCAGTCCAAGGGCCTGTTCGGGGAGAGGCATGTCCATAAGAAGATCCTCGATGTCTTTTTCCCCCAATTTGACCGGAACAACGCCGCTCACGCGTCCCTGGCCACCCTCGGCCGGGCGGCTCACGAAAAGACCGCCCGGTATCTAACGGAAAACCCGCCGCAGCCATTTCTCGCGGCCCTTCCTCTGGGGCGCCTCCGACTGGACATCAAACGCTATCTGGTCCTGGAAATGACTGAAATTGATAAGATAGTGCGGAAGATCATCACCGGCGCCTGATCGGCGACATCCATGCGAAAGGGATTATCGACCACATAAAAACCAGGATAAACTTTATAGTTTTCAGGAGGCGGGGCTAATCCATATTGTCTGTACGTCATCAAAGAGTTACAGGCTGTAATATAATCGAAGCCCTCGTTTAATAAATGCATTTTCATGAGTGAATGATCCGGAATATGTGGAGAATCGTTCCCATTGGATTAAGTGAAACGTAATCAGATCAATATCGGGAGTACGGAACTATGAAACATAAAATGACCGGGGTGATTCTCGCGGGGGGAAAAAGCAGCCGCATGGGGACGAACAAGGCGTTTTTGAAGATTGCAGAAGAGAGACTAATTGACAGAAATATCCGTCTCTTAAGGAATATTTTTAAGGACGTGCTTATTGTCGTCTCAAATCCGCAGGAATATCTGCTGAAGGAGGCGACGATCGTTACCGATATCTTCCCGGAAAAGGGGGCGCTGGGCGGCATTTATACCGGACTTTTTTTCGCTCCGGATAAATACGCCTTCGTCATGGCCTGTGACATGCCCTTTTTAAATCTTAGTTTTGTTGAATACATGGCAGAAAAGGCGAAAGGCTACGATATTGTTGTTCCTTCTCCTCCGGATGGCCTGCAGCCGCTTTGCGCCATTTACTCCCGGGTTTGCCTGCCGGCGATAAAGAATCTCCTCGATAAAAACCGGTTGCAGATAAGGGGATTCTATCCCGGCCACAAGGTTTTGGAAATCCCCGCCCAGGCGCTCAGCTCGTTCAACCCGACGGGAAAAATGTTCGCCAACCTCAACACCCCTGAAGACTTCGCTTCATTTGCGAAATCCGAATTGCCTGAGGCAGGCTAAATTTCGGAACAGCTTCAACTATCGATGGTCACTTCATCCTTCTTATCTTTGTAATCCTTCATTACGTTCTCCCAGCCCTTGATACAGCCGTAGATAACAAAACCGATCGTGGCAACCACAATACCGAGGCCGAAAAACAGCAGGGTATTTGCGGGAATAGTAAACATCTGCGTCATCGCATATTCTCCTTCCAATTGATTTCAGGCCCGCTCAGCGATAAGGCCTCACAGGTCTTTATATTCGAACCATCTTCAGCAGGGGGTTCCTTTTCCGTATCCCCGCTATAATCTCATCCAGCTCCTTGTTTCTTCCGTGGCAGAATAGATAACCGCTCTCCTTGGGCAACTTGAGCTTGAGAAAACCGAATCCTCCGGAAAACCGGGATCCCTCTATTTCGCGGACATTCTTCGCCGGAAGCTCCAGACGCCGCCTTAAACTTTTCAAAACCACTTGCCCCTCGCAATCAAGGGAGATATGGTAAAACAGACCCAGGGACCAGAACCAGGTGAACAGATAGAAAAAGGCGATCATGAACGCGTAGAGCTTGTCTCCCATGAATTCACCGTGCTGGAACTTCTGGTAAATCAGCGGCACAGTCGCGACGGTCCAAACCAGCAACACTCCGTAGAAAACAGCCATAAAAAGCACAGGGGCTTGAAAAACAGTCTTTTGTTCCATCCTTCTATCCAATGACAACCCCATTCTTATTTTGAATCAGGGGTTCAGCGGCAGGGGAAAAACCCGTCGCCGAACCCCTCGCTATCTGCAAAACGACTTGCGCCCACTGCGCGCCGCTCAGTTCCCCATAAGAACCTTGGGCACCCAGAGGATGATTTGCGGAAACGCCATGCACAGAACCATGCCAACAAACTGCAGGCCCAAAAACGGGAAGGCCGATTTCCAGACGTCCACAGTGGAGACCTCTGGCGGCGCGACGCTCTTGAGATAGAAAAGCGACATGCCGAAAGGCGGCGTTAAAAAGGACATCTGGAGGTTCACGGCAAAGAGCACCCCGAACCAGATCGGATCGAACCCGAGCTGGCGGATGATCGGGCCAAAGAGGGGAATTGTGAGCATGATGATCCCAACCCAGTCAATGAAACAGCCCAGGAAGATCAGAATGCCCATCATGATCCAGAGGATCGTCCATCTCCCCAGACCGGAACCGATAAGCATGGAGTTCACAAATTCCCCGCCGCCCACCATGATGTAAAGCGCGATGAAAACGTTTGCCCCGAACATGGTCCACATGACCATGCCGGTGGCCTTGATTGTGTTCGTTGCCGCTTGCACAAGATCGCTCCAGGGCATTCTGCCCTTAACCTTGGCAATGATCCAGGCCCCCAGGCAGCCGACCCCCGCCGCTTCCGTCGGGGCCGCAATCCCCATGACGATCGTCCCGAGGACGAGGAAGATCAGGATCGCGGCGGGAATGATCGGGAGCGCCACCTTAAACAGGCCGGCCCAGTCCAGCCGCTCCTCCTTCGGGACGGGGGGACCGAGTTTGGGGTTGATATAGCAACGGATCGTGATGTAGATCATGTAAAGCCCCGCCAGCATGAATCCCGGCAGGAAGGCCCCGGCATAGAGCTGGCCGATGGAGGAGTTATCCACCATGCCATAGACGATCAGCATGACGCTCGGGGGAATTAAAATCCCCAGCGTGCCGCCGGCCAGAATGCCTCCCAGCGCCAGCCCCTTGTCGTACTTGCGGTTCAGCATCTGCGGCAAGGCGATCAGCCCCATCGTCACTTCCGTTGCTCCGACCACGCCGGCCATGGCCGCCATCATCGTGCAGGCGGCGACCGTCGCCGTGGCAACGCCGCCCTTGAGCCAGCCCAGCCAGTGGTAAACCATCATATAAATGTCCTCGATGACCCCACTCCGTTCAAGGATATTCGCCATCAGGATAAAAAGCGGAATAGCGTCCAGCAGATAGTTGGTCATCAGGCCGAAAATCCGCGTCGGAACGATATTGACCGCAGACGGACCCTGGAAGATCGCCGTAAAAAGAATGCCCACAAACCCGGTGGCAAAGGCTACCGGCAGACCCATAAACATTACAAAAACCATGCTGCCGAAAAGGAGGATGGTTATCCATTCAATGCTCATTTAAATTCCCTCCCTGTAAAGGCCATGTGGGCGTCCCGGATGGTCCAGACGATACCCTGCAAAAGCAGCAGCACCCCGCCGAAAGGCATCAAGAATTTGACGGGATAGAGGGGAGGCGCCCAGTCGGTGAAGGAATTCTCGCCGATGATCTCGATGCCGAACAACGTGTTTCCCGCGCTCATCATCTGGGAACTCCAGTAAAAGTTCCAGGAGGTCCAGATATAGACCAGAACAAAACAATAGAAAAAAACGCTGGTGATCAGATCCAGGATGGCCTTGGTTCGGGGGGTCCGGGTCGCATAGAACACATCCACCCGCACATGGGCCCGCCAGAAGTGGGCGACGCCCACCACCATGACGTAGTACATCGCGAACAGGCTAAACATGGTTTCATGCCCCCAGTTCGTCGGCATGCCGAAGACGTAGCGCATGATCACCTCGAAGGAGATCACGACCACACAGAGCAGCGATACATAGGCCATCATCTTGCCAACGAAGAAGTTGGTCTTCTCGACGGCCATCATAAAGGTCCTCAATTTGTCCATAAATCAACCTTTCCCTGTTTCTTTTCCGGTCCCGCCGCCGGAGCGCCTTCCGCACGGGAAACCCAACGCGAGACCGCTTTGAAAAATACCACCTAATGTCACCCCGGCGGAAGCCGGGGTCCAGAAGGCATTAAAAAGACTGGATACCGTCTTTCGACGGTATGACGCTTTTCCGAATTTCAGGAGTAATTCAAAGGTCTCAACGCAGGCAGCCCCCGGAAAACCGTTCATAAAAAATGAGGGAGGGGGAAATCTTCCCCTCCCTCTCCCAAGACGGAAATCAGATAACCAGTTTCTTGCCCTTGCTGTCAACCATATCCTTTTCGTTGTAGTACGCGATCTTCTCGGACTTCATGTACTCCCACTGGGACTTGAAGGCCTTCATCGCCAGCGGATCCTTTTTGGCCCACTTCACCCACAGTTCGGGGGCAAACTTTTTGAATTTTTCGATATCGCTTTCCTTCAGATGGATGACTTCGACACCCTTGGCCTTGTACTTGGGAATCGCCTCGAGGTCGGCCTTCTGGATCGCCGTGTAGTGATCCCAGGAGTGCCACTTCACCGCCATCTCCAGCAGCTCCTGGAGGTGCTTGGGGATCTTCTTCCAGGAGTTCATGTTGATGTTGATGCTCATTAAGTCAACGGGCTGGTGGAGGCACGGCGTCGAGGGGGGGCCCATGATGATGTACTTGGCGATTTCGGCAAACCCGAGGTTGTAGTTGATCGCCCAGCCGACGAAGTCGGAGGCGTCGATAACTCCCTTTTCCAGTGCGGGATAGACCTCGCCGCCCGGGAGCAGTACCGTGGAGACGCCGGCCGCCCGGTAAATGTCGGCGATGATCCCACCCGGATACCGGATTTTCTTCCCTTTAAAATCTTCAAAAGAACGGATCGGCACCTTGGAGTGGATCAGGTTGTCGTCATGCTGGATCGGCCCGATGTAATGCATGTTATGGGCGCCGTAGGCCTGACGGGCGATTTCCCTGCCTCCCAGAGCATCGTACCAGGTATCCCA from Syntrophales bacterium includes these protein-coding regions:
- a CDS encoding TRAP transporter small permease subunit, which translates into the protein MDKLRTFMMAVEKTNFFVGKMMAYVSLLCVVVISFEVIMRYVFGMPTNWGHETMFSLFAMYYVMVVGVAHFWRAHVRVDVFYATRTPRTKAILDLITSVFFYCFVLVYIWTSWNFYWSSQMMSAGNTLFGIEIIGENSFTDWAPPLYPVKFLMPFGGVLLLLQGIVWTIRDAHMAFTGREFK
- a CDS encoding TRAP transporter large permease subunit yields the protein MSIEWITILLFGSMVFVMFMGLPVAFATGFVGILFTAIFQGPSAVNIVPTRIFGLMTNYLLDAIPLFILMANILERSGVIEDIYMMVYHWLGWLKGGVATATVAACTMMAAMAGVVGATEVTMGLIALPQMLNRKYDKGLALGGILAGGTLGILIPPSVMLIVYGMVDNSSIGQLYAGAFLPGFMLAGLYMIYITIRCYINPKLGPPVPKEERLDWAGLFKVALPIIPAAILIFLVLGTIVMGIAAPTEAAGVGCLGAWIIAKVKGRMPWSDLVQAATNTIKATGMVMWTMFGANVFIALYIMVGGGEFVNSMLIGSGLGRWTILWIMMGILIFLGCFIDWVGIIMLTIPLFGPIIRQLGFDPIWFGVLFAVNLQMSFLTPPFGMSLFYLKSVAPPEVSTVDVWKSAFPFLGLQFVGMVLCMAFPQIILWVPKVLMGN
- a CDS encoding N-6 DNA methylase, with the translated sequence MAQEKTDLIRQYLSKVRTANKELTKKEAFKDLLNRLYGADREILDVIDRMSLGAEAAVVNIPRKDGLHRGSADTLFNRIIIEFENDLKFSLKHAKEQLAGYLLGQFKSGEGYHFTLIASDLITWRVFAPDIACLDRLDTLREDELILNEIESAAITLSDDNAEDFYYWIDRFLFQEEKQKATLKRIEEAFGYQSAVFIECYRIFTAWFREAKRYGEVQVAFEQWRKFLSVAYGSFDARETIFLIHTYLSIFAKMLAYAFVSNDEYLSDQEIKGILDGSIFQKRNIANFVDDDFFHWVTGDQSFRNLRKAFRLIAQEISLFDFTAVDEDVLKGVYQELIDLDTRRALGEYYTPDWLCERIVGEFTFAPDSAILDPACGSGSFLRATIRRIRELYPDRSVEDVNDMVYGIDIHPLSVQIAKTTLLLALGKGVIAAKRPIHLNIILANTLLAPEGVEDLFGNEFTLPIDTEKYVLNTKVFENVHLFDNALDTCEELSAWGLHQLKMTKKDFVTVLDRRVAGGVSRQQADSFYEIYLGLKTAKERGRDSIWKFIIQNNYKPYFLSGKFDFIIGNPPWFTYSSIKNEEYQNILNDLAERYDVKPEKAANFPHLEIAAIFLAHCGAYFLKENGQLAFVLPRSFFSADHHDNTRSGRALGYKIARIWDLQDVSPLFRVPACVLFADKAEGKKKRNLPAAGVPGIVMHGNLPTHNCNLQAATPRLHETPVVWHYAKQGRASAFSTRKSKPATAENPYKSRFRQGATIVPRAFFFVELDQEAPPDFADRLISVKTAESIQADAKAPWKGIKWSGKIESRFLFRTAIARSILPFALHDPSLVALPITADPDSQGEKRILLYGPDELLREGWTNAARWFRNAENIWKIARTEKNQVISSVNYLNWQNKLTEQALDAPWLVLYSASAKDANAVALGRDSLDLDFFIDHTTYWLASHDPEEVFYLAAILNSAIPNALMKDFQSKGLFGERHVHKKILDVFFPQFDRNNAAHASLATLGRAAHEKTARYLTENPPQPFLAALPLGRLRLDIKRYLVLEMTEIDKIVRKIITGA
- a CDS encoding molybdenum cofactor guanylyltransferase — protein: MKHKMTGVILAGGKSSRMGTNKAFLKIAEERLIDRNIRLLRNIFKDVLIVVSNPQEYLLKEATIVTDIFPEKGALGGIYTGLFFAPDKYAFVMACDMPFLNLSFVEYMAEKAKGYDIVVPSPPDGLQPLCAIYSRVCLPAIKNLLDKNRLQIRGFYPGHKVLEIPAQALSSFNPTGKMFANLNTPEDFASFAKSELPEAG
- the dctP gene encoding TRAP transporter substrate-binding protein DctP, whose product is MSEVKKEKKAEQAKGAGKESRRNFLKTAAVVAGGAAGVMGFPGVMRLSAAAPIKLKMQTAWDAGTVGYVKFQDFGKKVAAVTEGKLLIECLPAGALVGTFEMFDAVKSGVFDSMHCFDVYWPGKIPVATFLSSYPFALDRPDQWDTWYDALGGREIARQAYGAHNMHYIGPIQHDDNLIHSKVPIRSFEDFKGKKIRYPGGIIADIYRAAGVSTVLLPGGEVYPALEKGVIDASDFVGWAINYNLGFAEIAKYIIMGPPSTPCLHQPVDLMSININMNSWKKIPKHLQELLEMAVKWHSWDHYTAIQKADLEAIPKYKAKGVEVIHLKESDIEKFKKFAPELWVKWAKKDPLAMKAFKSQWEYMKSEKIAYYNEKDMVDSKGKKLVI